Genomic DNA from Phaeobacter porticola:
TTTGAAATCGGGCGTGGAGAGGTGATCTATTTCTGGGGCTGCGTGGCGCATGCACTTTATACGCCAATGGTACGGCTACTGAACCGGGGAGAGCCTGCGGTGGTGTTTACCTTCGGGATGCTGGTGGCCGGCGCTGCGATCCTGCTGGTGGTTGGCTGGCCTGATATCTGGGCGACGGATTGGGCGGCGCTGTCACCGCTCGTCTGGTTGGTCCTGCTCTATGTGGCCCTGATCGCGAGCGCGGCGACCTTTGTGCTGTTGCAATACGCTACGCTGCATCTGCCCTCGGCCAAGGTGATGGCCTACACATATCTGACACCAAGCTGGGTGATCCTCTGGGAGATCGCGCTGGGCCGACCTGCTCCGAACGGCATTGTTGCGATTGGCATCGCCTGCACGGTCTGGGCACTTTGGCTGTTACTGCGCGAGGGGCGCACACCCCAGCCGACCACGCAGACCACCTGAGTAAAGTCAGTCGGTTGGGTGATCTGCGGGTGGGGCTGCCAGCTCGGTCTCAAGGAACCGTTCAAAGGCATCGAGGTTCACCGGCTCAAACTGACCAAAGCCCTGCATCCAGACACTGGCGCTACGCATCGCGTCCGGTTGCAG
This window encodes:
- a CDS encoding DMT family transporter codes for the protein MSPIYRGHLAMLVFSALVAGSFSLGSMVANDITPMALNAVRFVIAATVIGIAAQMTHGLRRAQFQAPWRFVVLGGLFAIYFVLMFYGLQTAAPISTVAVFTLTPVLSAAFGWLLLRQVTSWRMALALTIGAAGAVWVIFRGDISAIWAFEIGRGEVIYFWGCVAHALYTPMVRLLNRGEPAVVFTFGMLVAGAAILLVVGWPDIWATDWAALSPLVWLVLLYVALIASAATFVLLQYATLHLPSAKVMAYTYLTPSWVILWEIALGRPAPNGIVAIGIACTVWALWLLLREGRTPQPTTQTT